The sequence below is a genomic window from Tubulanus polymorphus chromosome 1, tnTubPoly1.2, whole genome shotgun sequence.
TTTAAAAAACTGGATAATAAAACCATCtatttgtttgaatgttgttCATCTTGCTTAACGTCATTTGGATCTTGGTATCCCAATACTTAATCACTGGATTACTTACAACAGCTTTTTGCACGTCAACCTTGATATTAGATCTATGACCCCATTGTGGAAAACCTACAAAAACAACTTGAAAATCGTTTCGTTGTCTTTTTATATCTCGTGTGGTATTTGATCTATTTCTAGAGTAATGTTCCGATCACCGGGTCTCGCTAAGTTATTGTGGGATAGAATAAAGCACGAGGTGAAAGATATCGAAATAAACGGTGATCCGGCGCTTCAACACGTGTTCGGTCCGCTAAAAATAATGCGAGGAAAATGGACACCGGTTGGTTTAAATGAGGTAGACCCTTTGATCACTTTGATCACGTGATTACGTGTATAATGTCTTGATCGGTCATGATTATCGTAAATCGTAGCGATTGATTAATTATCctatacaagaaaatgaatcattttttgtaTCACTATCCGATCTGCTTTTGAATTCATAGTTTTTAAAGTGATGTTTAAAATTCTCACTGTTTATTCTAGCAATTTCGCGTGTGTAGTTATGATACAGGTGGCCATTTTGCACCACATTTCGACGGCGTATTTGTTGAGAACACCAGACGAAGATCTCTGATGACCCTGATGCTTTATCTGAACAGCGATTTCGAAGGTGGATCCACAAACTTCATGAACTCCGAAGTACAAGATCTACACAAGGTAACTACAGAAACGTTTTATAAAAATCTGGATATTTTGCGACGCCTTTCATCGTCATTTTGATGAACATACAGAGATGAATGATTCATTTCAGAATTGTTTAAGCGGGAAATATTGCGGCAATGAGCGAAATGTTCTCATCCGTATTAAACCAGAAACAGGAATGGCTACTGTATTCAATCACCATAGACTACATGAAGGGGAACAATTAAAGCAAGTAGATTCTGAAGTTGAGATTAATATATCGAAAAATGCTAGATTTTCGTGAACTTTATTTTCTACCTAACAAGGAGCggtgaaaaatacattttaagAACGGATATCATGTTCCAAAAAGAACAAGGCGAGGAAGTGGTCGATGAAGCGTACGAAAAAGCGATGAAACTCATTTCAATGGCGGAACAACTCGAGGTAAAGTAGAGTTCTCGAATGGTTTGTCTTCGATGGTCGGTATCTGAACTGACGTTATcgaaactgtttttttttttttattcctcGAAGGCCGATGGTGAAGTGATGGAAGCTGCCGAGATGTACCGAAAAGCCTTCAAGATACACGCAGACACAGaacaatattataatcataaccATTGACGACGCGACCGAACATATAGCAGGAATCAGGTcacccaggggccggttgcgtagtcatggcttagacttaacaCCAGTCTATAAGACCaacttggttctataaccagtcgaacaacttaagatttaagaccacttttctacttaagtcatgactgtgcaactggcccctgattaCAATCAGTCGCTGCGCTGAGGTCGGCGCGATCATCGCTACTGCATTATTTATTCGAGCGATTGACGGCTCCATCCTCCATCCTCCAGAAAAATAGTTTCGCCCGCAAAACTGATCTAATCATCAACTTGTCTTCTTCATATAAGTGCAATAAATtccaacaaaaacaaaataacacGACAGAATTCGTTATCTTAGGTCTTTTTATTGTTCTTTAATAATGTACacattgtaaaatatattGTGCCAGATTGACAGGTTTACTGGCGATTAGAGGGGACTCAGTTAAAAATCGTCATTATTACTAGACCCTTTATAAATACGGTTTTAtgtatacattatatatttatatatttactaGTTACAACATATATTGTAAATCTCTGC
It includes:
- the LOC141900911 gene encoding uncharacterized protein LOC141900911, whose amino-acid sequence is MDTSPIQPEMQASSKQEIPLLEIDDLPPAVVDVSRRNILDFGDEGFLLDSVLSNAECDHFIEKGKLIGFDKIPGMKDEHRSSLRVMFRSPGLAKLLWDRIKHEVKDIEINGDPALQHVFGPLKIMRGKWTPVGLNEQFRVCSYDTGGHFAPHFDGVFVENTRRRSLMTLMLYLNSDFEGGSTNFMNSEVQDLHKNCLSGKYCGNERNVLIRIKPETGMATVFNHHRLHEGEQLKSGEKYILRTDIMFQKEQGEEVVDEAYEKAMKLISMAEQLEADGEVMEAAEMYRKAFKIHADTEQYYNHNH